From a single Azospirillum fermentarium genomic region:
- a CDS encoding response regulator gives MNGTDTDTDCIAHPLSLSHRSLRLLIVEDEVPLAHAIREVVEDLGHTVCAVAHTEADALTLATEHRPEVALMDVRLGRGGDGIAAARRLNSALGIRSIYLSGYADHSTMGRITETYPLGVVHKPFSSAQLKSVLELAARRLKNGARP, from the coding sequence ATGAACGGGACCGATACCGATACGGATTGCATCGCCCACCCCCTTTCGCTGAGTCATCGCTCCTTGCGCCTGCTGATCGTAGAGGATGAAGTACCCCTGGCCCACGCCATCCGCGAGGTTGTGGAGGATCTGGGCCATACCGTCTGCGCCGTGGCCCATACGGAGGCCGACGCGCTGACCCTGGCCACCGAACACCGGCCCGAGGTGGCGTTGATGGATGTACGCCTGGGAAGGGGTGGGGACGGCATCGCCGCGGCCCGGCGGCTGAACAGCGCGCTGGGCATCCGCTCCATCTATCTGTCGGGCTACGCCGACCATTCCACCATGGGGCGGATCACCGAAACCTACCCGCTGGGGGTGGTTCACAAGCCGTTTTCCTCGGCCCAACTGAAATCGGTGCTGGAACTGGCCGCGCGCCGTCTCAAGAACGGCGCGCGGCCATAG
- the trpE gene encoding anthranilate synthase component I translates to MKVLPDFSAFAAAYAEGRPQVVWTTLVSDLETPVSAYLKLADGRPFGFLLESAERGAGARRDRYSVIGFKPDLVWRCRRSQVEVNRRALYDAAGYEPCPLPPLDSLRALLAESRIDLPAELPPMAAGLFGYLGYDMVRLMERLPDGNPDELGVPDAILTRPSIVAIFDSQTDSVTLVTPVWPEAGVDATAAYARASERLADAVADLGRPLPLRREPRVDGTLPLPQTSNTTREEYHAIVERAKEYIRAGDIFQVVPSQRIRIPFTLSPLALYRALRRLNPSPFLFHLDFGELSIVGSSPEILVRVRDGKITIRPIAGTRKRGATPEEDQAMVDDLLADPKELAEHLMLLDLGRNDVGRVAKVGTVRVTHKMVVEFYSHVMHIVSNVEGELDPAHDTLDALAAGFPAGTVSGAPKVRAMEIIDELEKTRRGIYAGCIGYFGASGAMDTCIALRTAVIKDGTMVVQAGGGVVADSDPEAEYQETVNKAQALIRAAEEAVRAEAARN, encoded by the coding sequence GTGAAGGTTCTGCCCGATTTTTCCGCCTTCGCCGCCGCCTATGCCGAAGGCCGCCCGCAGGTGGTCTGGACCACGCTGGTCAGCGATCTGGAAACGCCGGTTTCGGCCTATCTGAAGCTGGCGGACGGGCGTCCGTTCGGCTTTCTGCTGGAATCGGCGGAGCGCGGGGCCGGCGCCCGGCGCGACCGCTATTCCGTCATCGGCTTCAAGCCCGATCTGGTCTGGCGCTGCCGCCGGTCGCAGGTGGAGGTGAACCGCCGCGCGCTCTATGACGCCGCCGGGTACGAGCCGTGCCCCCTGCCCCCGCTGGATTCCCTGCGCGCGCTGCTGGCGGAAAGCCGCATCGACCTGCCGGCGGAGTTGCCGCCCATGGCCGCCGGCCTGTTCGGCTATCTGGGGTACGACATGGTGCGGCTGATGGAACGGCTGCCCGACGGCAACCCCGATGAACTGGGCGTGCCCGACGCCATCCTGACCCGCCCGTCCATCGTCGCCATCTTCGATTCCCAGACCGATTCGGTGACGCTGGTCACCCCCGTATGGCCCGAGGCCGGGGTGGACGCCACCGCGGCTTATGCCCGCGCGTCGGAACGGCTGGCCGACGCCGTGGCCGATCTGGGCCGCCCGCTCCCCTTGCGCCGCGAGCCGCGGGTGGACGGCACGCTGCCCCTACCCCAGACCTCCAACACCACGCGCGAGGAGTATCACGCCATCGTGGAGCGGGCGAAGGAGTACATCCGCGCCGGCGACATCTTCCAGGTGGTGCCGTCCCAGCGCATCCGCATTCCCTTCACCCTGTCGCCGCTGGCGCTCTATCGGGCGCTGCGCCGGCTGAACCCGTCGCCGTTCCTGTTCCATCTGGATTTCGGCGAGTTGTCCATCGTCGGCTCGTCGCCGGAAATCCTGGTGCGGGTGCGCGACGGGAAGATCACCATCCGCCCCATCGCCGGCACCCGCAAGCGCGGCGCCACGCCGGAAGAGGATCAGGCGATGGTGGACGATCTGCTGGCCGATCCCAAGGAACTGGCCGAGCACCTGATGCTGCTGGACCTGGGCCGCAACGACGTGGGCCGGGTGGCCAAGGTCGGCACCGTGCGCGTGACCCACAAGATGGTGGTGGAGTTCTACAGCCACGTGATGCACATCGTCTCCAACGTGGAAGGGGAACTCGACCCCGCCCACGACACGCTGGACGCTCTGGCCGCCGGCTTCCCCGCCGGCACCGTGTCGGGCGCGCCCAAGGTGCGGGCGATGGAGATCATCGACGAGCTGGAAAAGACCCGCCGCGGCATCTATGCCGGCTGCATCGGCTATTTCGGTGCGTCGGGGGCCATGGACACCTGCATCGCGCTGCGCACCGCGGTCATCAAGGACGGCACCATGGTGGTGCAGGCCGGCGGCGGCGTGGTCGCCGACAGCGACCCCGAGGCCGAGTATCAGGAGACTGTGAACAAGGCGCAGGCGCTGATCCGCGCGGCGGAAGAAGCCGTGCGGGCGGAAGCGGCGCGGAACTGA
- a CDS encoding SurA N-terminal domain-containing protein, with amino-acid sequence MLQFIRTYAGSWIVKILFVVLILSFGVWGIGDVIRSGGQSSTVAKVGPMEIGRTELDQEFRRQMERLRPLFGTSLTAEQARQFGLVDQAVNVLVQRALYDLAAKDAGLSVGVDTVRQRIAEEPAFRNEAGQFDPTRFRAVLRNNGLTEDGYIAALRQEIGRGLVAGAVVAGAAAPKPLVDALYRHHEEKRVAEVVTLPNSTAGDVGTPDDAAVKAYYDANVARYTAPEFRSVTVLPLTVEAAGRDVQVSDEEIRAAYDERSSEFGQPERRTIRFVLVDDEAKAKSISDATAAGSLDDAAKAAGEEVRSLDNVTKQEVLDLGDAAFAQEKGKAGAPVKTAFGWYVMQVTDVIPGSVKPLEDVRARLAADIRREKGADRLYKIETQVDDALASGASLEEVAKGQDVALVTIPALTADGKTPDGAPITGVPAVAEVARTAFSLEGGKTSHVIETKEGAFIVVHVTGVTPATPRPLDSVRADVVAAWTADEQAKKTAAAAAALADKLKAGGEAGALAQAAGGTVALTAPFTRDATSVEGVPADLVAKLFAAAPNDVVTGAADGAQVVARLKEIVPADPAAPGADTATLATQVSRGVESDLAAQFAEALRQRYPVTIERQRIAQMFAAP; translated from the coding sequence GGCCCGATGGAGATCGGCCGCACCGAACTGGATCAGGAATTCCGCCGCCAGATGGAACGGCTGCGCCCCCTGTTCGGCACCAGCCTGACCGCCGAGCAGGCCCGCCAGTTCGGTCTGGTGGATCAGGCGGTGAACGTGCTGGTCCAGCGCGCGCTCTACGATCTGGCCGCCAAGGACGCGGGCCTTAGCGTCGGCGTGGACACCGTGCGCCAGCGCATCGCCGAGGAACCGGCCTTCCGCAACGAGGCGGGGCAGTTCGACCCCACCCGCTTCCGCGCCGTTCTGCGCAACAACGGCCTGACCGAAGACGGTTACATCGCGGCCCTGCGGCAGGAGATCGGCCGCGGCCTGGTGGCCGGGGCCGTGGTGGCCGGGGCGGCGGCGCCCAAGCCGCTGGTCGATGCCCTCTACCGCCATCACGAGGAAAAGCGGGTGGCGGAGGTGGTGACCCTGCCCAACAGCACCGCCGGCGACGTCGGCACCCCCGACGATGCGGCGGTGAAGGCCTATTACGACGCCAACGTCGCCCGCTACACCGCGCCGGAGTTCCGCTCCGTCACCGTTCTGCCCCTGACCGTGGAGGCCGCGGGCCGCGACGTTCAGGTCTCCGACGAGGAGATCCGCGCGGCCTACGACGAGCGCTCGTCGGAATTCGGCCAGCCCGAACGCCGCACCATCCGCTTCGTGCTGGTGGACGACGAGGCCAAGGCCAAGAGCATTTCCGACGCCACAGCCGCCGGCTCCCTCGACGACGCCGCCAAGGCGGCGGGCGAGGAGGTGCGGTCCCTGGACAACGTGACCAAGCAGGAGGTGCTGGACCTCGGCGATGCCGCCTTCGCCCAGGAAAAGGGCAAGGCCGGCGCCCCGGTCAAGACCGCCTTCGGCTGGTACGTGATGCAGGTCACCGACGTGATCCCCGGTTCGGTCAAGCCGCTGGAGGACGTGCGCGCCCGCTTGGCCGCCGACATCCGCCGGGAAAAGGGTGCCGACCGCCTCTATAAGATCGAGACGCAGGTGGACGACGCGCTCGCCAGCGGTGCGTCGCTGGAAGAGGTGGCGAAGGGGCAGGATGTGGCCCTGGTCACCATCCCCGCCCTCACCGCCGACGGCAAGACCCCCGACGGCGCCCCCATCACCGGCGTGCCCGCCGTGGCCGAAGTGGCCCGCACCGCCTTTTCGCTGGAAGGCGGCAAGACCAGCCATGTGATCGAGACGAAGGAAGGTGCCTTCATCGTCGTGCACGTGACCGGCGTCACCCCCGCCACCCCCCGCCCGCTGGACAGCGTGCGCGCCGACGTGGTGGCCGCCTGGACCGCCGACGAGCAGGCCAAGAAGACCGCGGCGGCGGCGGCGGCCCTGGCCGACAAGCTGAAGGCCGGGGGTGAGGCCGGCGCCCTGGCCCAGGCCGCGGGCGGCACCGTCGCCCTGACCGCCCCCTTCACCCGCGACGCCACCAGCGTGGAGGGCGTGCCCGCCGATCTGGTCGCCAAGCTGTTCGCCGCGGCCCCCAACGACGTGGTGACCGGTGCTGCCGACGGCGCCCAGGTGGTGGCCCGGCTGAAGGAGATCGTGCCCGCCGACCCCGCCGCCCCGGGCGCCGACACCGCCACGCTGGCCACCCAGGTCAGCCGCGGCGTGGAAAGCGATCTGGCCGCCCAGTTCGCCGAGGCCCTGCGCCAGCGCTACCCCGTCACCATCGAGCGCCAGCGCATCGCCCAGATGTTCGCGGCCCCCTGA